The following proteins are encoded in a genomic region of Colletotrichum higginsianum IMI 349063 chromosome 9, whole genome shotgun sequence:
- a CDS encoding Glycosyltransferase family 8, producing MATLSKGEQVYATLLLNDTYLPGALVLAHSLRDAGTSKQLVVLVTLDTVSAEVITELRAIYDHVIPVPRIRNSRPANLYLMNRPDLHSAFTKVNLWRQTQFSKIVYIDADVVAYRAPDELFDVNAPFSAAPDIGWPDLFNTGVMVLKPNMGDYYALMAMAERGISFDGADQGLLNMHFKNTYNRISFTYNVTPSAHYQYVPAYRHFQSSINMVHFIGPDKPWFQGRQASKGDSPFEDMIGRWWAVYDRHYRVAETALASLPEQQQHHQEQQASEIVQYFTKGEFQPQSQAVQAASSGEHPHGTQVSYSRGSTHFQMPPPLFSGHEVHGSPRHNAHDPGSSRLPPHREPPHVDHDEKSQPEIAYQAGLPFPPPSESLSGFAGTQAEARSEQVSAHQRRSPTPPPVEQTREPSPPPPAWDAQRQPPPADSRPEALNFPSQTYEMSQDPAPFVPPERYPSPPRNMWYEVPKQKPNQKPRPLFPWEINQPKPTRVFTAGQAESEADESSSAPTSEQATLSVSQASAEPSCVGSSATGQKSEPSTPATPTIRVSPSDPWTTFARTNAWDEVPEIERYVEGLQKHHRGKSQGSVGLSGETTVKEHGLKLTDFPSVVERPSLPVTPAPIRRPKFWGGGPGPGDGDDDEELPVADGVPPQSDWVCVHGIRWTPADCLCELTNKLWRSKDPSAQLQKLAKQQSEALLKKLGGGEGGPEGVSREIPARSLPFGSEGVISPTYVAQSSGGVVLSPQPVKGSATTSALRNLSGEQAP from the exons ATGGCGACGCTAAGTAAAGGCGAACAAGTCTATGCAACG CTTCTGTTGAACGACACCTACCTCCCAG GCGCATTGGTTCTCGCTCATTCTCTGCGCGATGCTGGTACCTCCAAACAGCTGGTGGTCCTGGTTACCCTCGACACCGTTTCCGCCGAGGTCATCACCGAGCTCAGG GCCATCTACGATCATGTCATTCCTGTCCCGCGCATACGCAATTCCCGACCCGCTAACCTGTACCTGATGAACCGGCCTGACCTGCATTCGGCCTTCACCAAGGTCAACCTCTGGAGGCAGACTCAATTCTCTAAGATTGTCTACATCGATGCCGACGTTGTCGCCTACCGAGCCCCCGACGAGCTATTCGACGTCAATGCCCCCTTTTCCGCTGCGCCTGACATCGGATGGCCGGACCTTTTCAATACGGGTGTTATGGTTCTGAAACCCAACATGGGAGACTACTATGCTCTCATGGCGATGGCTGAGAGGGGCATCTCCTTCGATGGTGCCGATCAGGGTCTTTTGAATATGCACTTTAAGAACACGTACAACCGCATCAGCTTTACGTACAAcgtgacgccctcggcgcaTTACCAATACGTCCCCGCCTACCGACACTTCCAATCGAGCATCAACATGGTGCATTTTATCGGTCCCGACAAGCCCTGGTTTCAAGGCCGACAGGCAAGCAAAGGAGACTCACCGTTCGAAGACATGATCGGGAGATGGTGGGCTGTCTACGACCGACATTACAGAGTTGCC GAAACGGCTCTTGCTTCCCTGcctgagcagcagcagcatcatcagGAACAACAGGCTTCTGAGATCGTACAGTACTTTACTAAGGGTGAATTCCAGCCGCAGTCACAGGCCGTGCAAGCAGCATCATCGGGTGAGCATCCTCACGGGACGCAAGTCTCCTACAGTCGCGGTAGCACACACTTCCAGATGCCACCACCCCTTTTTTCGGGCCACGAGGTTCATGGTTCTCCCCGCCACAATGCTCATGACCCTGGCTCGTCCCGGCTGCCCCCACATCGTGAGCCGCCGCACGTTGACCATGATGAAAAATCCCAGCCTGAGATCGCGTATCAGGCTGGCCtaccctttccccctcccagCGAGTCGTTAAGTGGTTTTGCTGGAACGCAGGCTGAGGCTCGATCAGAGCAGGTTTCAGCGCATCAGCGGCGGAgtccaacaccaccacccgtAGAGCAGACGCGAGAGCCAagccctcctccgccagcaTGGGATGCTCAAAG ACAACCACCGCCAGCAGATTCGAGGCCCGAGGCGCTCAACTTCCCCTCGCAGACTTACGAGATGTCTCAAGACCCTGCTCCGTTTGTGCCCCCCGAGCGATATCCGAGTCCCCCGAGAAACATGTGGTACGAGGTTCCGAAGCAAAAGCCAAACCAGAAGCCTCGACCTCTCTTCCCATGGGAAATCAACCAGCCCAAGCCGACCAGAGTTTTTACCGCAGGTCAGGCTGAATCAGAAGCGGATGAGTCTTCGAGCGCACCGACTAGTGAGCAGGCGACATTGTCCGTATCCCAGGCTTCCGCTGAGCCGTCTTGTGTAGGATCGTCGGCGACTGGCCAGAAGAGCGAGCCCAGCACCCCAGCCACCCCAACCATCAGAGTCAGCCCATCAGACCCTTGGACTACTTTCGCACGCACAAATGCCTGGGACGAAGTACCCGAGATTGAGCGCTACGTTGAGGGTCTTCAAAAGCATCATCGTGGAAAGAGCCAGGGCTCAGTGGGCCTCTCTGGTGAGACGACGGTAAAGGAGCATGGGCTCAAGCTTACCGACTTCCCAAGTGTTGTCGAACGACCGAGTCTTCCAGTCACTCCTGCACCCATCCGTCGACCAAAGTTCTGGGGTGGTGGCCCTGGACCTGGCGAcggtgatgacgacgaggagctgccggtggccgacggcgtgccGCCGCAGTCGGACTGGGTATGTGTGCATGGAATTCGGTGGACTCCTGCAGACTGTCTTTGCGAATTGACTAACAAACTTTGGCGTTCCAAGGACCCTTCGGCACAGCTTCAGAAACTGGCTAAGCAGCAGTCAGAAGCTTTGCTGAAGAagcttggtggtggtgaaggtgGTCCCGAGGGTGTGAGTCGCGAGATCCCAGCACGTTCCCTACCATTTGGTTCGGAGGGTGTCATTTCACCTACTTATGTTGCGCAGTCATCTGGAGGGGTAGTGCTTAGTCCGCAGCCGGTAAAAGGCAGCGCGACCACGAGCGCTTTGCGCAATTTGAGTGGGGAGCAGGCACCATAA
- a CDS encoding Ring finger protein: MRLAWYAGVSTALAASVVVSAFHQRANFYSAMVYLAQSNFCLLVLVNFIYLIYGVLIYGLQRLLYGPLRQVEVEQLSEKAWFAITETCLAMTIFREEIGAWFLVMFTALVTGKVWGWIGDGRVEVLEQQPPANPGLFHTRLSISLLLSLLYDTWLLRYTVTTVIQQARPNMMVMFLFEFAVLATCSARTGIRYMVSIVEQNIVKTQTRHRLEERRRQVREEREELIRQREHDGGSSGEDQTDLPREEDIDEMDIEVPGWEAKGQWILILDLIADCVKLVIYLVFFGILLTFYGLPIHIMRDLFMTARSVIKRGSALWRYRKAVEDMNKYPDATQEELAREDTCIICREEMRPWDPSNGTVERIRPKKLPCGHILHFGCLKSWLERQQVCPTCRSPVVVNDNAAAPQNRDARLARIGLGGLGVAAAAPVGQQQPADNAAGLAPGPQPAQQAPRNGAARVFQLGPIRLGFAQGENMQQLAQQMGIPAEAIPMPLAQGAPAGPFTPAAQPPGGNSMPAIRQQIHQLEHMIQREVASLQSMHQELQTLQLLTAELGRIRQLQQQSEQAQTAPLNGGPAPNAVNLGHNQQFSLPAMSLSQLPIHPGLRVSGPVVTRHGAANHSNAIPAGSPELPEGVVIPPGWSLLPLQRIEGAPGSQPFPEPTPSVSGEVTHQSEPTAAVAQEPVAGATQYSESNPAQSTSFSALPTEPEQRQEPAVSGPSITIAQTQSPPVLAPNPVLPNWGGANQLFGNGPGVPSLGNRAPSETSVDEVPKQDESAPHSAADKSTSPPAREGNVEEDSTSGSSSNKGKARAVTVEEADDDE, encoded by the exons ATGAGGCTCGCGTGGTACGCAGGG GTATCCACGGCTCTGGCGGCCTCGGTCGTCGTGTCGGCCTTCCATCAACGAGCGAACTTTTATTCGGCCATGGTTTATTTGGCGCAGAGCAACTTCTGCTTACTG GTCTTGGTCAACTTCATCTACCTCATCTACGGCGTTCTAATCTACGGTCTGCAACGGCTCCTGTACGGCCCGCTGCGACaagtcgaggtcgagcagcTCTCCGAAAAAGCCTGGTTCGCTATTACCGAAACATGTCTTGCGATGACGATATTTCGGGAGGAGATCGGTGCATGGTTTCTTGTCATGTTCACTGCTCTGGTTACAGGCAAGGTCTGGGGCTGGATCGGTGATGGCCGTGTTGAAGTTCTCGAGCAGCAACCTCCCGCAAATCCCGGTCTTTTCCACACTCGACTCAGTATTTCGCTCTTATTAAGCCTGTTGTACGATACCTGGCTCCTTCGATATACCGTAACGACCGTCATCCAACAAGCACGACCAAACATGATGGTCATGTTTCTCTTCGAGTTCGCTGTTCTGGCGACGTGCTCCGCGCGGACAGGAATCCGCTACATGGTTTCGATTGTGGAGCAGAACATTGTCAAGACGCAAACGAGACACCGactggaggagagaagaagacagGTTCGTGAAGAGCGCGAAGAACTTATCCGCCAGAGAGAGCACGACGGTGGATCATCGGGCGAGGATCAGACTGATCTGCCCCGTGAGGAGGACATCGATGAGATGGACATCGAGGTTCCGGGATGGGAGGCAAAGGGACAATGGATTTTGATCCTTGACCTCATTGCTG ATTGCGTCAAGCTCGTCATTTATTTGGTCTTCTTCGGCATCCTACTCACGTTCTACGGCCTGCCCATCCACATCATGCGGGACCTTTTTATGACCGCCAGATCCGTCATCAAGAGGGGATCTGCGCTCTGGCGCTATCGCAAGGCTGTCGAGGATATGAACAAATATCCCGACGCTACACAGGAAGAGCTTGCACGAGAAGATACCTGCATCATTTGCCGAGAGGAGATGCGGCCCTGGGATCCCAGCAACGGGACTGTCGAGCGTATACGGCCCAAGAAGCTACCCTGTGGACACATCCTGCACTTTGGGTGCCTCAAGAGCTGGCTCGAGCGCCAACAAGTTTGCCCTACCTGCCGAAGCCCTGTTGTGGTCAATGACAATGCTGCAGCGCCGCAGAACCGGGATGCCAGGCTCGCCAGAATCGGTCTTGGCGGACTGGGAGTTGCTGCCGCAGCTCCGGTTGGTCAGCAACAGCCGGCCGACAACGCAGCCGGTCTTGCGCCTGGCCCTCAGCCGGCCCAACAAGCACCTCGCAATGGAGCGGCTCGCGTATTCCAGCTAGGTCCCATTCGTCTCGGGTTCGCCCAGGGAGAGAACATGCAACAGTTGGCCCAGCAAATGGGCATCCCCGCAGAGGCAATTCCTATGCCCCTCGCACAAGGAGCCCCTGCCGGCCCCTTCACGCCAGCCGCTCAACCACCAGGCGGCAACAGTATGCCGGCAATTCGCCAGCAAATACATCAACTTGAACACATGATTCAGCGGGAGGTCGCATCTCTCCAGAGTATGCATCAAGAATTACAGACGCTCCAGCTCCTGACTGCAGAGCTAGGTCGCATCCGTCAATTACAACAGCAATCAGAACAGGCGCAAACTGCGCCCCTGAATGGGGGACCGGCACCGAATGCCGTCAACTTGGGACACAACCAGCAATTTTCTCTTCCCGCGATGTCCTTGTCTCAGCTTCCAATCCACCCGGGGTTGCGGGTGAGTGGGCCCGTGGTGACTAGACACGGAGCCGCGAACCACTCAAACGCGATTCCTGCCGGTAGTCCAGAGCTTCCTGAAGGCGTGGTTATTCCTCCTGGGTGGTCTCTCTTGCCCCTTCAACGCATCGAGGGCGCCCCGGGATCCCAACCGTTTCCCGAGCCGACACCCTCGGTATCAGGCGAGGTCACGCATCAGTCAGAGCCGACGGCTGCCGTCGCACAAGAACCGGTTGCTGGTGCTACTCAGTATTCAGAATCCAATCCTGCACAGTCGACTAGCTTCTCGGCCCTTCCCACCGAGCCTGAGCAGCGTCAAGAGCCTGCCGTTTCAGGTCCCAGCATCACCATAGCCCAGACCCAGTCTCCACCTGTTCTCGCTCCGAATCCCGTACTGCCCAACTGGGGCGGGGCGAATCAGCTCTTCGGCAACGGACCAGGAGTACCGAGCTTGGGCAACAGGGCACCCTCAGAGACATCGGTTGACGAAGTTCCTAAACAGGATGAAAGCGCGCCTCACAGCGCGGCCGACAAGTCAACATCCCCTCCCGCGAGAGAGGGCAACGTGGAGGAGGATAGTACtagtggcagcagcagcaacaagggcaaggccaGGGCCGTCACGGTCGAGgaagccgatgatgacgagtAA